CCTCATCTCTAAGCTGGACATTACAATCCCTATTCAGTTTCACGTATAATTAAGTACAGGTAAGAATGAAATAAGAATGTATATGAAATGGATTGTAATCACCAAACCAATATAAGGACACACCTGGTGTAAGTAGTAACGGCTTGGTGTGGCGCACAGCTgccagggtttgattcctaggtctgctgctgccaagttgcatGAACTTGGATAAGtgttcacctctctgtgcctcagttttctcatctataaaatgggtaaatGTTTGTCCTTATGTCATAAGGTAGTAGCTTCTTGCTTCATAGGGattaaaatacttatttcatGAAAAGTACTTAATGCCTTACCCAGAGTAAAGacacaataaatattagttgttgTGCTATTGGTAACATTATTATTGCCAATTTTCATTTGGTCATTTTGCACTcaaaagaaatggaaggaaaacgATAAACTGTAACCCCTGAAAACAGGTATTTCTAGAATCCAAACTATGATACCCTTGGAGGCATACAAATGCCCCAAGGTTGTTACAAAACTCACACTTTTCTCAAATTCCAGTCTATGAGAGAAAGAATGGTCATGCTCCATACCACATGAGAGGAGAGTGGAGAATgttcttgtttttcagtcgctcagtcgtgtccccactttccgaccccgtggactgcagcatgctgggcttctctgtccttcactgtctcccagagtttgcttaaactcatgtccattgagtcagtgatgccatccaaaaggcatcacaatttaaaataagccagaaagaaaaacatcaatacagtatactaacgcatatatatggaatttagaaagatggtaacagtaaccctgtatatgagacagcaaaagaggcactgatgtatagaacagtcttttggactttgtgggagagggagagggtgggatgatttgggagaatggcattgaaatatgtataatatcatatatgaaacgagtcgccagtccaggttcgatgcacgatactggatgcttggggctggtgcactgggacgacccagagggatggtatggggagggaggagggaggagggttcaggatagggaacacatatatacctgtggcagattcattttgatatatggcaaaaccaatacaatattgtaaagttaaataaaataaaatttaaaaataaataaataaataaaataaaatttcccctGATCTCTGTACATTCTAATAAGTTGCTTGCACAgtacaaatgaaaatgtaaaccTTCTTCAAGGAGAGGGTAGACTAGTGGGAGCCGCTCAAATGCAGAGACTTTACTGTGACTTGTTTTGTTCTCGGCTGCATTTCCAGCATTTGAAGCACAGTATTGTCAAACGTATCAGTGGAGAAGCCCTGAGTGGAATCTTggcgtgcatgtgtgcgtgctcagtcgtgtccaattctttgagaccccatggactgtagccaccaggctcctctgttcgtgggattttccaggcatgaatgctggttgggttgccatttcctcctccaggggattttcccagcccaggaatcgaacctatgtctcttatatatcctacattggcaagcagattatcGCTGGCACCACCTAGGAATCCCATGGAATCCCGGGCCCTGTGCCAATTATGGGACCTTCAGCAAGATCACTTGGCTTCCCAGAGCCTGTTTCTTTGTTTGCAAAATGGGCTAATATTAGTGATCTTCTATAGCTGTTaagagtaaaagagaaaagatacagAGAGCCTTTGGCCCTGAATCAACAGCTTCTGTTGGCTGGGCTGGGAACAGCCCATGCAGTGCCTGCTAaactctcctgtctcctgcacagcCCTGAACTCCAGCCTTGCAGGACTCCCCACTTaatgaagagaaacagaagtCAATAGCATTCATATGAGAAAGAACTTAGTAGGAGACTCTGCTAAGGAAAGGAGAGCGAATGGTCCCAAACCCGAGAGACAAACAAATCATATGTTTTTCCCCAGCCTTCTCAGAAGTTTTTTGCTTTCTCCTTGTTCAGGGCTAGGGACTTTCTGGAACCAAAATATTAAGAGCAAGTCCTTCCAGATGCTCTAAGAGGCACTGCTTAGTCTTCAATATTTCATTACAAGGTAGAAGTTATCTCGGGTTTCCAGCAGGTGGACTGGAGGCTTTGCCAAGCTCTGGTTGCTGTCAAGCCAGCATGGGCTGAGCCCACAGGGGTCAAGGCACAGGTCCAGGCTCCTTCCGGCAGCTTGGAGTATACGGGGATCAGATGACACCTCAGAGGAGTCACAtaacatcctgctgctgctgctgcatcactttactcatgtccgactctgtgcaaccccatagacggcagcccaccaggcttcccgtccctgggattctccaggcaagaacactggagtggattgccatttccttctccaatgcatgaaagtgaaaagtgaaagtgaagtcgctcagttgtgttcgactctagcgaccccatggactcctccatccatgggattttctaggcaaaagtactggagtggggtgccattgccttctccgacataacATCCTAAGCTACTGTAATTGGAGCTCAAagcagtagtgtgtgtgtgctaaatcctTTCAATcacttccgactctttgcaccccatggactgtagcccgccaggcttctctgtccatgggattctccaggcaagaatactggagtgggtagccatttccttctccaggggagcatcctgacccagtgatagaacccacatctcttgtgtctcctgcattggcagacgggttctttaccatgggttctttaccacccaggaagccccaaggCAGAAGTACCAAAACTTATTTGCATATGCATCTtcttttgctgtgtgtgtgtgtgtgtgtgtgtgtgtgtgtgtgtgtgttaagacgTCTGAAAGTAAAAGTAATTCTGTCGACCTGTCAGTCTGCAGAggctctcccccaccccagctctgacCTCTCTCCCAATTAGCTAATGTGGCAGAAACTACAAGAACAAAGAAACCTCAGCCCGGTGTGAATTGTGGAAAGTTTTATTGAACACAGATGAACAGCAGAAGTCAGGTTTCTCTGTGGATTAAGGACTGGAGGCGCCAGCAAGGAGGTGAAAGGAATTTCAGAGGAAATGTTTGGGGCGGAGGGAGAAGTTCAAAGGGAAATAATTTAGAGGACAAGATGAATAGCCCCTTCAGAAATGTTTCAGACAGTAAAACAAATGAGGGCCCCAGAGATGGGGAGGCAGAAACAAGGCTAAGAAGCCTGGGAGTGAGCATTTGCCGAGAAAGCTCTCTGCCTGCCCCGCCCAGGGCTCACAGAGCCAGCAGGGTAGGGTCTAAGCCTTGGAGTTAGAGCTGAACTCACTCGCTAACTAGCCAACCACATGCCACCAGCTGATCAGGTGGCTTTGCACCATGTAGCTTTTTTTCCTCATCCTCAAAATGGGACTAACGATGCCCAACCCCAGAGCTGTTAGGCAGATTACATGAAATTCTGAATGTGAAAACTTGGACCACAATATACTAGACACACACCTTATCCAAGTGCCAGAAATAACTTATTCCTAATCTTGAGCCACACTATGAGCCAACTGCTTTTAAATGCTCTCTAGAGGAATCAGGGACACAGTCCAGCTATCCTTCGCACAAAGGAGGCAACTTCACTGGGGATTTTTGCTGGAATCAAATGCTGATGGTCAGCTGCCTGTCCTGATCAAGGCCCACCCGGAGCTGGAAGTGATGTTAGGAAGACAAAACCTCTGGATCCAAGGCCCACTCCCAGGAAGTTATCATCTTCTCCAGGCTTTCCAGGGAGGGCCTTAGGAGTCCTGAGAACAAGCCTACCTAGTAGTTGAATGGCTTTCTAGAATTTTTTGAAAGTCAGGACAGGACCTCCTAACCCATCCACAGTGTTTGGTCCCTAGGGCAACCAAAATTACCCAAGctatttataaaacatacttAATGCTTGAGTTTGAAAAACCAAAAGCCAGAGCATTTGGATACTACCCTCTTTAAAACAGCAAGGAAAATACCAACTGATTCAAAGGCTGAACACTCCCTTtcctaaaatattatttctctaaTCCTCCTCTTCTGACACAggaaacaccacacacacacacacatacacacatacatacgaacaaatacatgcacacacatacattctcaCATGAACACCTATACATGGTAAAGTCCCTTGAAGAAAATCTTAATATTGTTCAGcattttctagtttcttcttTAAAACATCATCAGGGAATATATGAGAAGTGGATGAAGATTTGTAAACATAGGATGACCTTTTAGCAACTGTGTCCTACCACCATCCACCACCTCCAATGACAAAGCTATTGTGTAACTTACACAGAAGTTACACAAAATCAAAGCTATTTAGATAGCCTTGGAACTGGGAGAAATTGAGCAGAGGGAAGAAACACATAAgccagctaaaaaaaaaagagaaagagatttgaTCATATAAAAATCAAAGCTTCAAAGAATGTAAGATACAGAATCAAAAGTACAAACAAAGATGATGACAAAGTGATAGATTGGAAGGAAACTTTTCAATACATAGAACATGTGAAGAGCTCTCCCAAATGATTAACAGGAAGATAAATAACCCAGCGGAAAAATGGCAAAGACTATAAACTGGCAAGTTATAGAAGAGGAACCAAAATGAACAATagtcacataaaattttaaaaaataaaccatttcAAAGAGTGCAtaggaaattaaaataagaacagCATGATTTTTTAATGCATTGAAAACTTCAGAAGACTGATAATATCCAGTGGCAACATGGACCAGCTGCTTCTGTCACCTCAAGCTGGTGGAATGTAAATAACTACAAACCTTTATAAAAGTCACCTCatggtatttatttaaaattaaaatgtgtatgCACACAACTCAGATTCAGGAATcctttttctggaaaattttcaCAAAAACAGTGAATATTTGTCTGTGATGTTTGTTATAGCATTTTTggtaataaaaactgaaaacaacctaaaCTTCATTTGAAAGGTGGTTCACTGGACAGACTATATTTAGTAAAGCGTACCTGGCTATGGGACACTGTGGGAACCTCTTCTTTCCACTCTATTTTTCACATTTGTGACTTAAtctgcttcaatttcctcatctataacgtCAAGGTAAAAAGGGTACTTACAACATGGACTTATTTGTGTTAAACTGGAATGGCTTTTACTATAtattgctaagaaaaaaaaaagcaatttgcaGAATTCAAGGTATTCGTTAAAAACTATACACCTATATTTATTGGTATATGTTTGtattagcaaaggaaaaaaagtggagAAGTTACACATTCAATTATGAACACATCTACTATCTATGtaatttgttattaaaaacaataacaacaaaaacatgcaGCTAGTTAATACTGATTGGAAGAGAAAAAGTCAGCCCCAAAAAAGCCCACTAGTTTTCAAGAAACTCCTTAATTCAAAGCCCCCATTTCCGTGCCATGTGCCAGCAAATTAGCCAAGCTGAGGGTGTTACAGCCACCCACCCTAGGATGAGGCACTATGATgagagtgtgtgtttgtggtggggggggggggcatgtgAGGTGATTTGGGGATTGGGTAGGAGGAGGAGATGtggataaagaaataaatctctTTGGAGGGGCGAGATATAGAATTGCATTCTAATCCTCACCCTTGCACTTATCTCTAAAGTCAAACAAATCTCCTTTTTGAGCTAATTTTTTcatttgaggggcttcccaggtggcgctcgtggcaaagaatccaccttccaatgcaagagactcaagagatgtgggttcgatccctgggttgggaagattccctagagtaagaagtggcaacccactccagtatttttctccagaaaattccatggacagaggagcttagtggcctacagtccatggggccaagaagagtcagataagactgaacaCCAGACTTTGTTTGACAAATGAGTTAAGTGATGGGATTCATTAAGGTCATATTCAACCAGGCCTGGCACCAAGAGAACCCACCCCTCATTCCATGTCATCCCcaagttttccttctcttcctctcccctctaAGCCCTTCATTCTCTGGCCCCCagcctcctttttcttcctttaagagAGAAGGGAAACCTTTAAACTTCCCTTAAGAAAGGAGCCAGCCTTTAAACCCTCCACTCTGTCTTAATATAACCTGTCTGCTTGTGAATTTCTATTTACCATGACACTTATTTCTTCTGCATTTAAGTGATTTTGTTCCCTGCAAAAGCAAAGACCCGATtttagtcacacacacacacacacacacacgcacacacacacacacaagcacacaaacaAAATGAGACAGGAGCACTATAGCCCTTTACTTGATGCTCATCTTTCTAAATAAGAATCCAGGTGTCACCTGGGATCCAGTACAAAATGCAGGTTTAGCTAGCAACAGGAAGAAAGCTCCCCACACCAAAATGCCAGAAGAGGGAGAAGATTAACGGTAACAATTTTacatgcttgaaaaaaaaaaacaatgcatttGAAATAACTGACCCTTTAAAATACCTTGAACAGACAGAAAAGGGCAAAGCCATCTGTGTCTTTGCAAAGGGCAAGTCTCTTCAGAAATGGTGGCAAAACCGGAAGCCAAAAGTACCCGCTTGTCTGGCAGTTAAGTGTTCTGGATGTTTCTGAAAAGTCCAATGGGAATTCCCTTAGACTTTTCCAGACAGCAAGGTCACGCTTACTCTATGAAAATAATCAGGTGCTGTTGTTCCAAGAGCTGGCCCAGGTCTTTAAAgctcctctgccccctgcccaggGGGCTGGGTGGTGAGTCTCCCAAGTCCCCAGACTGAGCTCAAGCGCTTTGGGGCCGGGGCTCTCGGCCGCTGTTGAGAAGATCTGTGAGCTCTCCGATATACTTGATGGTGTACTTCAGCGTCTGGATCTTGGTGAGCGGCTGGCCCCTCTGACTGTAGACAGGGGGCAGATAATTCCTGAGGGTGTGCAGGGCATCAGCCAAAGTCCTCATCCGAAGCTTCTCCCTCTCGCTGGCCTTCCGTCTCCGCTGGACGGACATCCTGACCTTGGTGCCCTTCTGGGCCTTGCTGCCACTAGAGCCCTGCAGGTAGGCAGGCGGGAAAGCCAACATGTCGTAGTCCACCTCTACCAGGCCGCTGGTCCCAAGGCCGCTGCAGTCATCGCCGCCCCGATCATTGGCACCTCCATGCCCACAGGCGAGCCCGGCCACAGCCTGACAGGGAGAGGAAGAATAGgactccagggatggaaccggggaGAGGCTCTGGGAGGGAGAGGCCTGGGTCAGCTCAAAGGACCCCGCCCTGTCTTTCCAGTCCCAGGAGGACAGCAGGCCAGGGCTGTCGGAGGAGCCCAAGCCGTCTTCCAGGTTGAGGAAGGTCTCTCGCAGGTTGTCCATGCCTGCAACACAGCTGCAGAGAGGATGAGGCCCTGGCAAGTGAGAAGGCAAGTTGTGCCGCCTGGCCAGGGCAGGGCTCTCTTTTATGATGGCCGGGGAGAAGTGATGAAGTGGGAAAGAGGGTCGGGTAGAGGGAGTTCAAAGGAGAAACCAAGGACCAAGATGGAGAATGAACTCTTCAGGTGTCACTTTCTCCTCATTGATAATTAGCATCTTCCAGCTAAAATGTCTTTAAACAGACAGGCctctgagagaagaaaaaaggaattatCTAGTTGTAACTAAACCAATTAAGACTGCATAACTAGACTTAGCATTGTCCTGTGGAACTCATTAATGAGggagccaagaaaaagaaacctggGCAATCTGCAGCGAGGAGGTGGTGGCGAGGGGCCTGCTGGAGAAAAACAGAGCCCCACCCCCCGGGGCCACGACCACCGAGCTATTTCAGAGCAGACGGGCTGCTCTGTGGGAGAATCAAGGTGGTTTGGGGACAAGGTAACCCCTCTGAGCTTGGACCCTATTGCTTGTCAAATGCAGACAGTAGTTCTTACTTTGTGTGGCTGCTGGGGGaaggcacacaggcacacagggaATGCCAGTCTTCTTCTCTCCATCCTTTCCCACGTTTCCTTGGGTTTTGCAGAGTGCAGACAAGCCCCCAGAATGCTTACACTCAGGATGACAAAAGCCAGCAGCTCCAGTAAATCCAGAGCCTCAGTGAGGAGGAAATATCCTCCAAGAAGCTTAAAGCCCTTGCTGTAACTGAGCAGTTTGGGATTCCCCACAACAAACAGATACCAGGAAGTAGAATGCTCCTTTAAGACAGGACGGCTGCAGAATATCTGGCATGTAGCCTTCTGAAACTCTTTAAAATCCAGCCACAGAGTCACACCTTgttttttgaaatgtatagaggAAGTGTGAAATTAACTAGGGAGCCCGTTTTCCCCACCACAGCTCCAAATGCCGCCAAATGTGTTAAGTTGGATGGTCCTGCTAGGTTGCTTCACTTCCTAATGCTCTGAGAGAGAGACCTGGTGTTTTGGAAAAGGAGTCTCAGATTCCCCATTTGTCCCAGGAACGAAATTTATTCTCCATGCAACTAGTTCTACAAATTAGTATGAACATCAGCATCACAGTGAGTTACATTTCATATTAATGTGTCCTTTAATATGGTTATTTAAGCCCCTTTGCAATTATTGAAAAGAAATGTCAATGGTATAATTAGAACATTTATGGCATTTTTTAATTAGCTTGGCTCAGGGGGAGAATAAAAGCTCTAGCAGGTAATCTGTGGAAGAATGCTTTTAATTATGCCATTTGCTAAAGGACCCTAAGCCATATCTTAGAGAAGAATAATATTAATGAAACTAATAAGTGCAATACATGgctctttttcccttctcctttttctcttccttcaatTTTTATTGGAAAGTCTAGAATCTGTTGATTCTACCCAAGAAACTTTACCTATTGGTATGAAAGAAACAAGTGAAAGTGTTTATCACTCACTTGTGTCAGActgtttgtgaacccatggactgtagcctgccaggctcctctgtccatggaattctccaggcaagaatactagaatgggtagccattcccttctccgggggaatcttcctggttcaaggatcaaacctgggtctcccacattgcaggcagattctttaccattggagccaccagaaaagtccaaaaagtgaaagtgttcgtcctaaaacctgctaggctcctctgtccacaattTCATTTGATTGCGGTAGGGGGAGGCGACCTAAATGCCATTCAGAGAGAAGGGGGTTCTCCACAGACCTGAGGTGGCTGTGCTGGCCCCTGCCACAGTTGGCTTTCAGGCCCCATGTTTTGGACTTTACAGTTTTCCATGTAAAACTATTTCTGTTTCCAGACTCCATAAATGTTTTTCCCTCTCTAAAGCGTCTGtctggggtttcccttgtggctcaggtggtaaagaatctgcctgcaatgtgggcaatccaggtttgatcgctgagttgggaagatcccctgcagaagggcatggcaacccattccagtattcttacgtggagaattccatggccagaggagcctggtgggctatatagtccatgggaacacaaaaagtcagacacgactgagtgactaacacacaaagcTTCTTTCTAAAATTGCTGATTTCTTAAACTTCTATTTTCAGAAATTTCATTTCCTAAGTGAGATAGTATCTGTCAAATCCTTGGTGTCCTATAAGATCCTTAATAAATGTAGGATTTGTTCTTGCTGTTACTGT
This window of the Bubalus bubalis isolate 160015118507 breed Murrah chromosome 12, NDDB_SH_1, whole genome shotgun sequence genome carries:
- the MSGN1 gene encoding mesogenin-1, producing MDNLRETFLNLEDGLGSSDSPGLLSSWDWKDRAGSFELTQASPSQSLSPVPSLESYSSSPCQAVAGLACGHGGANDRGGDDCSGLGTSGLVEVDYDMLAFPPAYLQGSSGSKAQKGTKVRMSVQRRRKASEREKLRMRTLADALHTLRNYLPPVYSQRGQPLTKIQTLKYTIKYIGELTDLLNSGREPRPQSA